Sequence from the Symbiopectobacterium purcellii genome:
GGGGGAGAATGGGCATTATTGCGCTGTTTCTCCGGGCCAGTAATGGCTGTCAGGCAATGCTCGCGCGCCGAAGATGGCCTGCCCGACACGCACCACGGTGGCACCTTCTTCGATGGCTATCTCAAAATCCCCCGACATCCCCATCGATAGCGCATCCAACGCAATCGTTGCGGGAGCACGTTGCCGCAAGCGATCGCGCAGCGTGCGCAACAGTACAAAGCACTCGCGTACGCGTTCCGCCTCGCTGGAAAAGCGCGCCAGCGTCATCAATCCACGCACCCGCAATGCCGTGAAAGCAGGCAGTGCATGCATAAAGGCCGGTACATTCTCGGGCGCGAGGCCATATTTGCTCGCTTCACCGGAGGTGTTGACCTGCACAAACACATCCAGCGCACGTCCTTCATGTTGCAAACGGCGATCCAGCGCTTCGGCGAGTTTCAGGCTGTCCAGCGCTTGAAATTCGCTGGCGAAACGCGCCACCAGCCGAGCCTTATTGGTTTGCAAATGGCCGATGACCGACCATTGCAAATCGCTCAAATCCTGCATGGCCTCCCACTTGCCCAACGCCTCCTGCACCTTGTTTTCGCCCAACATGCGGCACCCCGCCGCATACGCCAGCCGCAGGTTGCTTTCTGGTTTGGTTTTGCTGACCGGCAGCAGGCGCACCGAGGCCGGATCGCGCCCCACGCGCTGACAGGCCGCCGCGATACGCGCTTGCACCGCCGCCAGGTTGTGTCGGAAATCCTCAACAGACACCGCCTCAGGATAAAGACCGTGGCGATCGTGATGGGTCTGCGTGCTCTCAAGACCCGATGAAGGTGTAATGGAAGATGACATGGCCTGACGTTAACTCCTGAAAAAGGAAAAAAACGGGTTGTCGCGCGTAGCGGTTGTACCCGTTATTTATAGCGCTAAAATGGCCTGATTCACCCAGCCAATTACCCGAAGAGATACAGACCAATTGTTCAAATACGCTCAGCTTGAATCGGTCAAAGCCTGGATCGGCGATCCGGCGCAGCGCGCCCTGCCGCTGCACGTGCGCATACAGCGGGCGGTACGCCAGTTGATCCTTGATGGCGTATTGGATGTGGGCAAGCCATTACCGGCATCGCGCACGCTAGCCACATCGCTGGGCGTATCCCGCGACACCATCGAAGCGGCTTACGTGCAATTGCATGCAGAAGGATTTATTGAGCGGCGTGTCGGCAGTGGCAGCTTTGTCTCTGAACGGACACGGCGTTTGCCGGGTCGCGGTAAACCTCGGCGTGCAGAGGCAGATAGCGAGGCACCGCGCCTGAGCCAGCGTGGTAGCGCCATGTTTCAGGGCGGCGGCGTGCGCGATTTTCTTATCTCGCGCCCTTTTGCCCCGGGCGTGCCGGAAACGCGCAATTTCCCACTTGCCGTCTGGGAACGTCTGGAACGGCAGGTACTGAAAGAATATGGCACGCGGGCATTACTGCACAGCCCACCGCAGGGCATGGAGCCTCTGCGTCGGGCCATTGCTAATCACGTTAATCTGGAGCGCGGCGCACGCGCAACGCCCGAGCGAGTGCTGATACTGACCAGTTCCCAGCAGGCATTGACGCTGTGCGCCCAGGTCTTGCTTGATGTGGGCGATAAAATCCTCCTCGAAGACCCGGCCTATCACGGCGCGCGCAAAGCGTTCGATGCGGCGGGCCTCATCAGCGTACCGGTGCCGCTGGATGCCGATGGCGTCAGAGTGGACCAACTGTTTACCGCCGCTGCCGCGTCGGAAACCGCGCCCAGAGCGGTGTTTCTCACGCCATCGCACCAGTTTCCATCCGGTGCAACGCTGTCTTTGGACCGACGGCTGGCCGTTATTGAGTGGGCCAGACAGCATCAGAGCTGGATCATCGAGGACGATTACGACAGCGAGTTCCACTATGCGGGCAAGCCCACCGCCTGCGTACAGGGGCTGGACCTGCACGAACGCACGATCTACATCGGTACCTTCACCAAATCACTGTTTCCCGGCCTGCGTATTGGCTATATGGTGCTGCCACCGTCGCTGGTGGCCCCGATGACCGTGGCACGCACCCTGCTGGACGGCCACAGTGCCCCCATCCCCCAACTCACACTGGCGCGCTTTATCGAAGATGGCCACTTTGGTGCCCATGTGCGCACCATGCGCCCGCTGTATGCCGAGCGCCGCGATGCGTTGGCGCGGTTGGTACGACAGCATCTGGCCGATATCGTGGAGCCGTTGGTGCCCAGCGGCGGCATGCAGATGCCCTGCGTGTTTATCCGCGATATTCCCGAACGAGAGGCGGTTGAGTACGCTCGTCAGGCGGGTGTTGACCTGCTCGGGCTCTCAACGCTCTCCGTCTTGCATCAACACCGTACCGGCTTTCTGATGGGGTTCGCCGCCCATACGCCCTATGAACTGGAGATTGCCGTGAAGACGTTGGCAAGCGTCCTCAAAAAAAACTTCATATGCCTGAAAAACAATTGAATTTACCGCATTAACAGACCTGCTATTTTCTCCTTACGGCCAGGGCGTCTATCCACGCGAGCTGTGCTACATCACGTCATACAAGGGGAAATCATGTCCATTACTGCGCAAATTGACTACTACCAGCAAAAATTGACGTTTGAAATGGACGCCGCCGATCTGCACGCGGCGCGCCAGCAAGGCCGGAACCTGGTGGTGGTTGATGGTCGGCAACACAGTTATTATCAGATCGAACATATTCCCGGTGCCGTCAATCTGCCTCATCGAACGCTTTCGTTTGACACCACCACGGCATTGGACAAATCGGCGCTCTACATTTGCTACTGTGACGGTCTTGGCTGCAATGGCTCGACGCAAACCGCGCTCAAGCTGTTAATGCTGGGGTTCGAAGTCAAAGAACTGATTGGCGGACTGGACTGGTGGAAACGGGATGGCTACCCCACAGAAGGCAATCAGGGGCAGGCAGAACGCCCTTTGCTGTGCGGCTGCTAACCCATCGCCCGACAAATAGTGTTAACCCCCCGACAATTTATCGATTGCTGGTTGCTGTAACGGTTTTTTCCTGCGCATGATGCAGAAAGTTTTCATGACTGTTACAGCAACATGATTAATGTAGCCTTGATTGACGACCACGTAGTGGTACGTTCCGGTTTCGCCCAATTGCTTTCACTCGAGCCTGATATGCAGGTGGTCGGGCAGTATGCCTCGGCCGCCAGCGCCTGGTCATCACTGTTGCGCATGAATATCGATGTGGCGGTGATGGATATTGATATGCCCGACGAGAGCGGGCTAAACCTGCTGGCGCGTTTGCGGCAAAAACGCCCGGATTTTCGTGCCATTATCCTCAGCATTTATGACACTTCAGCGTTTGTGCAAAGCGCGCTGGATGCGGGCGCGCGCGGTTATCTCACCAAACGCTGTGGC
This genomic interval carries:
- a CDS encoding YggS family pyridoxal phosphate-dependent enzyme; this encodes MSSSITPSSGLESTQTHHDRHGLYPEAVSVEDFRHNLAAVQARIAAACQRVGRDPASVRLLPVSKTKPESNLRLAYAAGCRMLGENKVQEALGKWEAMQDLSDLQWSVIGHLQTNKARLVARFASEFQALDSLKLAEALDRRLQHEGRALDVFVQVNTSGEASKYGLAPENVPAFMHALPAFTALRVRGLMTLARFSSEAERVRECFVLLRTLRDRLRQRAPATIALDALSMGMSGDFEIAIEEGATVVRVGQAIFGARALPDSHYWPGETAQ
- a CDS encoding PLP-dependent aminotransferase family protein translates to MFKYAQLESVKAWIGDPAQRALPLHVRIQRAVRQLILDGVLDVGKPLPASRTLATSLGVSRDTIEAAYVQLHAEGFIERRVGSGSFVSERTRRLPGRGKPRRAEADSEAPRLSQRGSAMFQGGGVRDFLISRPFAPGVPETRNFPLAVWERLERQVLKEYGTRALLHSPPQGMEPLRRAIANHVNLERGARATPERVLILTSSQQALTLCAQVLLDVGDKILLEDPAYHGARKAFDAAGLISVPVPLDADGVRVDQLFTAAAASETAPRAVFLTPSHQFPSGATLSLDRRLAVIEWARQHQSWIIEDDYDSEFHYAGKPTACVQGLDLHERTIYIGTFTKSLFPGLRIGYMVLPPSLVAPMTVARTLLDGHSAPIPQLTLARFIEDGHFGAHVRTMRPLYAERRDALARLVRQHLADIVEPLVPSGGMQMPCVFIRDIPEREAVEYARQAGVDLLGLSTLSVLHQHRTGFLMGFAAHTPYELEIAVKTLASVLKKNFICLKNN
- a CDS encoding rhodanese-like domain-containing protein codes for the protein MSITAQIDYYQQKLTFEMDAADLHAARQQGRNLVVVDGRQHSYYQIEHIPGAVNLPHRTLSFDTTTALDKSALYICYCDGLGCNGSTQTALKLLMLGFEVKELIGGLDWWKRDGYPTEGNQGQAERPLLCGC
- a CDS encoding response regulator transcription factor, coding for MINVALIDDHVVVRSGFAQLLSLEPDMQVVGQYASAASAWSSLLRMNIDVAVMDIDMPDESGLNLLARLRQKRPDFRAIILSIYDTSAFVQSALDAGARGYLTKRCGPEELVQALRAVHAGGTYLCADAMRALRHPPQRSDALHELTPREREVFDLLVAGVSVKAIAERLALSHKTVHVHRANVLGKLQCESTIELVHFALQHHLINKA